Proteins encoded within one genomic window of Coriobacteriia bacterium:
- a CDS encoding amino acid transporter gives MTLGCPAIPPSDGGGGFAVAILHSAAPAALAAGFALGASLIIAIGAQNAFVLRQGLRRNHVAVVVAICIACDVALIALGAVGFGSLVGRFPALVSVAAWGGAAFLAGYGTLALRSALYPAQREEPAETTGPASAGRVAVATLAISLLNPHVYLDTVVLLGAVAAQYSGSMRFWFAAGACVASAAWFTTLGFGARALAPVFGRPVAWRVLDVVIGIIMWSIAISLAVGQLR, from the coding sequence ATGACACTGGGATGTCCGGCGATTCCACCGTCGGACGGGGGAGGGGGCTTCGCGGTGGCGATCTTGCACTCGGCGGCGCCAGCTGCCCTAGCCGCGGGCTTCGCACTGGGCGCCAGCCTGATCATCGCCATCGGTGCCCAGAACGCCTTCGTGCTGCGGCAGGGGCTGCGCCGGAACCACGTCGCCGTCGTGGTCGCCATCTGCATCGCATGCGATGTCGCTCTGATCGCGCTGGGCGCGGTCGGGTTCGGCTCGCTCGTGGGTAGGTTTCCCGCGCTTGTGAGCGTCGCCGCGTGGGGAGGGGCGGCGTTTCTCGCCGGGTACGGGACGCTCGCTCTGCGCTCGGCGCTGTATCCTGCGCAGCGGGAGGAGCCCGCCGAGACCACCGGTCCGGCATCCGCCGGGCGTGTGGCGGTCGCCACTCTCGCCATCAGCCTGCTCAACCCGCATGTCTACCTCGACACGGTCGTGCTTCTCGGCGCGGTGGCGGCGCAGTACAGCGGCTCGATGCGCTTCTGGTTCGCGGCGGGAGCTTGCGTTGCCTCGGCTGCCTGGTTCACGACGCTAGGCTTTGGCGCACGAGCGCTCGCGCCGGTCTTCGGGCGTCCTGTGGCATGGCGGGTTCTGGATGTGGTCATCGGCATCATCATGTGGTCGATCGCGATCTCACTTGCTGTCGGCCAGCTGCGTTAG